The window AGCACGGCCCCGCAAGGCAAGGCCGAGGAGTGGACGCAGAGTTTCATCCTGGATGCCAAGTCCGGGTATACCCAGGGTGTGGTCGGTTTCGGCGTTGATGTGCTGGGCATGTACTCGGTGAAACTCGATGGCGGCAAAGGCACCGGCGGCACGCAGCTGTTGCCGATCCACAGCGATGGACGGCCTGCAGATGACTTCGGACGCCTGGGTGTGGCGGCCAAGGCAAAAATTTCCAACACCGAATTGAAAGTCGGCGAGTGGATGGCGGTGTTGCCGATCCTGCGTTCGGATGACGGCCGCTCCCTGCCACAAACCTTCCGCGGCGCACAGGTCACCTCCAAGGAGTTGGCCGGCCTGACCCTGTACGGTGGTCAGTTCCGTGGCAACAGCCCGCGTAACGATGCGAGCATGGAAGACATGTCCCTCAACGGACGAGGCGCTTTTCAGTCCGACCGCTTCAACTTCGGCGGTGGCGAATACGCCTTCAATGACAAGCGCACCCAGATCGGCATCTGGTACGCCGAGTTGCAAGACATCTACAACCAGAAGTTCATCAACCTGCTGCACAGCCAACCGGTGGGCGACGTAACCCTGGGCGCGAACCTGGGTTACTTCTGGGGCACCGAAGACGGCAGCGCACTGGCGGGCGACCTGGACAACAAAACCGCTTACGCCCTGCTCTCGGCCAAATACAAGGGCAACACCCTGTATGTGGGCCTCCAGAAAGTCAGTGGCGATGACGGCTGGTTCCGGGTCAACGGTACCAGTGGCGGCACCCTGGCCAACGACAGCTACAACTCCAGCTATGACAACGCCAAGGAAAAATCCTGGCAGCTGCGTCACGACCTGGACTTCGCCATCTTCGGCGTACCGGGCATGACCCTGATGAACCGCTACATCAGCGGCGACAACGTCCACACCGGCGCGATCACCGACGGCAAGGAATGGGGCCGCGAATCGGAACTGGCCTACACCGTACAAAGCGGCACCTTCAAGAGCCTGAACGTGCGGTGGCGTAACTCCAGCATCCGTCGCGACTACAGCACCAACGAGTTTGATGAAAACCGGTTGTTCATCAGCTATCCGTTGTCGTTGTTGTAAAACCAACGCAACGCCCACAGGAGCGCGAAATCTCCTGTGGGAGCGAATTCATTCGCGAAGGGGCCCTGTCAGAACCTACTTCAGTATCTGACACACCGCATTCGCGAATGAATTCGGTCCCACAGGGTCGGTGATTGACCTGTACTTGCGATGTCTACCCAACAACATTTTCGACCTAAGTCGCGTTGACAAAGCCTCTGGCGATTGCAAATAATCGCCGTAAGTCATACGACAACAGATGACA of the Paucimonas lemoignei genome contains:
- the oprD_9 gene encoding outer membrane porin is translated as MRSHNTRSLILLGLSSMSLTFPLLASAEGFVDDTKATLNLRNAYFNRNFTNPSYPNSTAPQGKAEEWTQSFILDAKSGYTQGVVGFGVDVLGMYSVKLDGGKGTGGTQLLPIHSDGRPADDFGRLGVAAKAKISNTELKVGEWMAVLPILRSDDGRSLPQTFRGAQVTSKELAGLTLYGGQFRGNSPRNDASMEDMSLNGRGAFQSDRFNFGGGEYAFNDKRTQIGIWYAELQDIYNQKFINLLHSQPVGDVTLGANLGYFWGTEDGSALAGDLDNKTAYALLSAKYKGNTLYVGLQKVSGDDGWFRVNGTSGGTLANDSYNSSYDNAKEKSWQLRHDLDFAIFGVPGMTLMNRYISGDNVHTGAITDGKEWGRESELAYTVQSGTFKSLNVRWRNSSIRRDYSTNEFDENRLFISYPLSLL